In Saprospiraceae bacterium, one DNA window encodes the following:
- the mnmE gene encoding tRNA uridine-5-carboxymethylaminomethyl(34) synthesis GTPase MnmE encodes MNHLTDTIIAPATPQGQSAIAVIRLSGTDAIAITDHIFKGKKLNEADSHTIHYGWIVDGDKEIDEVMVSVFRAPKTFTTEDSTEISCHGSPQLVQAIISLAIKNGAKSAFPGEFTLRAFLNGRLDLSQAEAVADLIHASSAKSSEIALNQLKGHFSHMLKDLRQELIDFAALIELELDFSEEDVEFAHRGRLKDLIHKIITVINPLLDSFRWGNSIKEGIPVAIIGAPNAGKSTLLNTILNEEKALVSDIAGTTRDFIEDTLVIDGIMFRFIDTAGIRETSDILEGLGIERSKQKLREAEIVLFLSDIHNSIEKTIEDFHDLALTKDQTCVILLNKADTISAALAEPKTQTISDKSDVKTLLITAKYKETLQPLLSYFSEYIQHHNQAEGTIISNTRHYEALENTKLCLQKVLAGLDSGLSSDFVAMDIREALFHLGTITGEVSTDDLLESIFSKFCIGK; translated from the coding sequence ATGAATCACCTTACAGATACCATCATCGCACCTGCTACGCCTCAAGGTCAAAGTGCTATTGCCGTAATTAGACTTTCGGGAACAGATGCCATTGCCATCACTGATCATATATTCAAAGGTAAAAAACTAAATGAAGCCGATTCGCACACAATACATTACGGGTGGATCGTAGATGGTGACAAAGAAATAGACGAGGTCATGGTGTCGGTTTTCAGAGCACCTAAGACATTTACAACAGAAGATAGTACAGAGATATCCTGCCACGGATCGCCACAATTGGTACAGGCTATTATCTCATTAGCAATAAAAAACGGCGCAAAATCTGCATTCCCCGGAGAGTTTACGCTGCGGGCTTTTCTCAATGGTCGTCTTGATTTATCCCAGGCAGAAGCCGTTGCTGATTTGATCCATGCTTCATCAGCCAAGTCATCAGAGATTGCCCTCAATCAACTCAAGGGTCATTTTTCTCACATGCTGAAGGATCTGAGACAAGAGTTGATAGATTTTGCGGCTTTGATCGAACTGGAACTCGATTTTTCTGAAGAAGACGTAGAGTTTGCCCATCGTGGAAGGCTCAAAGATCTTATTCACAAGATAATTACGGTAATCAATCCTTTGCTAGACTCTTTCCGATGGGGAAATAGTATCAAAGAAGGCATACCGGTAGCCATCATCGGTGCGCCAAATGCGGGCAAATCCACCTTACTCAATACGATACTGAACGAAGAAAAAGCATTGGTCAGCGACATTGCAGGTACCACAAGAGATTTTATCGAAGATACATTGGTCATTGATGGTATTATGTTCCGTTTTATAGATACCGCAGGCATCCGCGAGACGTCCGATATCCTCGAAGGTCTAGGTATAGAAAGGTCAAAACAAAAACTCCGTGAAGCAGAGATCGTACTTTTTCTGAGTGATATACATAACAGTATTGAAAAAACCATTGAAGACTTCCACGATCTAGCGCTCACCAAAGATCAGACATGCGTCATCCTGCTCAACAAAGCAGACACCATCTCCGCTGCTCTGGCTGAACCCAAAACCCAAACCATCTCAGACAAAAGCGATGTAAAAACCCTGCTCATTACCGCAAAATACAAAGAAACGTTACAGCCATTGTTGTCTTATTTTTCGGAATATATCCAACACCACAACCAAGCTGAAGGTACCATCATCAGCAATACCCGGCACTACGAAGCGCTTGAAAACACCAAGCTATGTCTGCAGAAAGTGTTGGCAGGATTGGACTCAGGTCTTTCATCAGATTTCGTAGCGATGGATATTAGGGAAGCACTATTTCATCTCGGTACGATCACAGGTGAGGTGTCAACAGATGATTTGTTGGAGAGTATATTTAGTAAGTTTTGTATAGGGAAGTAA
- a CDS encoding inositol monophosphatase, translating to MTNNKSIQDIVHQSLAVVNQAAQFIKTNLNNVSEDQVIEKGTNSLVSYVDQNAEKILIDGLSKILPDAGFITEEEMVEQSQKQYTWIIDPLDGTTNFLHAAPYFSVSVALYDGERVVAGIVHEVMHDEVFFACEGKGAFLNHKKIQVTQRPLFYDVLIGTGFPYKTEYLSDGHFTALRQILTKTRGIRRFGSAALDLCYVASGRFGAFYEKALNSYDIAAGALIVKEAGGLVSDFKGGQNWLFEGEVLATAPQFSEEMLGILSAFDI from the coding sequence ATGACCAATAATAAATCCATTCAGGATATAGTCCATCAATCTCTTGCCGTAGTCAATCAGGCAGCACAATTTATTAAAACCAACCTTAATAATGTCTCTGAAGATCAGGTGATCGAAAAAGGCACCAATTCACTGGTATCTTATGTGGATCAAAATGCTGAAAAAATCCTGATTGACGGTCTGTCAAAAATACTTCCTGACGCAGGTTTTATTACCGAGGAAGAAATGGTGGAGCAATCCCAAAAACAGTATACCTGGATCATCGATCCATTAGATGGAACGACCAATTTTCTTCATGCTGCTCCTTATTTTTCAGTAAGCGTAGCCTTGTATGACGGAGAGAGGGTAGTAGCAGGTATCGTGCATGAAGTGATGCACGATGAAGTATTTTTTGCATGTGAAGGCAAGGGTGCATTTCTCAATCACAAAAAAATCCAGGTCACTCAGAGACCATTATTTTATGATGTTTTAATCGGGACAGGTTTTCCATACAAAACTGAATACTTGTCTGACGGGCACTTTACAGCACTCCGTCAGATTCTGACCAAAACCAGAGGTATCAGAAGATTTGGATCGGCGGCTCTAGATCTCTGTTATGTGGCAAGTGGCAGATTTGGAGCATTTTATGAAAAAGCACTGAATTCTTACGACATTGCCGCAGGTGCTCTGATTGTAAAGGAAGCAGGTGGATTGGTATCCGATTTTAAGGGTGGTCAAAACTGGCTGTTTGAAGGGGAAGTACTGGCGACAGCACCTCAGTTTAGTGAAGAAATGCTGGGCATTCTCAGCGCTTTTGACATTTGA
- a CDS encoding transketolase, which translates to MEKSIALRSADNIRILSAAMVEKAASGHPGGAMGGADFINILYSEFLRFDPDNCSWPFRDRFFLDPGHMSAMLYSQLTLLGLMSIEDIKNFRQWKSPTPGHPELDIKRGIENTSGPLGLGHAFGAGAAIAERFLVERFGPWMSHHTYIYISDGGIQEEISQGVGRIAGYLGLGNIIMFYDANDVQLSTKVGEVTSENTAKKYESWHWHVVTIDGNDETQIREAIKGCQSETSKPSLIIGRTVMGKGAVKEDGTSYEGMVETHGKPLGKSKASFTKTVENLGGDPSNPFAIFPEVADHYKNVLDQKRKEVKEFNAVYGKWSADHPEADATLKQYLSGTLPKLDFAAIELAPNDATRNASSRVLAYLAQNVGNMIVASADLSNSDMTDGFLKKTKAFTNGNFSGAFLQAGVSELTMAALSTGMALHGGVIPVCATFFAFSDYMKPVLRVASLMEVPVKFLWTHDAFRVGEDGPTHQPIEQEAQVRLLEKLYNHSGKPSSIALRPADSAETASAWELMLSTKSRPSGLILSRQNIKDIPALESDRMSESRQIKKGAYVVYATSDDCDITLVANGSEVATLIEAAPLLEQIQRLRVRVVSVPSEGVFRTQPAHYQHSVLPDDAPVFGLTAGLPVTLEGLIKDNGMVFGMTHFGYSAPYPVLDEKFGFTAQNVVEQVKNLLADQ; encoded by the coding sequence TTGGAAAAGTCAATTGCCCTCCGATCAGCAGATAATATCAGAATTCTTTCAGCAGCAATGGTAGAAAAAGCAGCTTCAGGTCACCCGGGCGGAGCCATGGGAGGTGCAGATTTTATTAACATTCTTTACAGTGAATTTTTGAGATTTGATCCTGATAACTGTTCCTGGCCTTTCAGAGATAGATTTTTTCTCGATCCCGGGCATATGTCTGCCATGCTTTATTCGCAACTTACCCTTTTGGGTCTGATGAGCATAGAAGATATCAAAAACTTCAGACAGTGGAAAAGCCCTACACCAGGTCATCCGGAGTTGGATATTAAACGTGGGATTGAAAATACTTCAGGGCCTCTTGGACTTGGTCACGCTTTCGGAGCGGGTGCTGCTATTGCTGAGAGGTTCCTTGTCGAAAGATTTGGCCCATGGATGAGCCATCATACATATATTTACATATCAGATGGTGGTATCCAGGAAGAAATATCTCAGGGCGTCGGAAGGATTGCAGGTTATCTTGGACTTGGAAATATCATCATGTTTTATGATGCCAATGATGTACAATTATCCACCAAAGTGGGAGAAGTAACGTCTGAAAATACAGCCAAAAAATATGAAAGCTGGCATTGGCATGTAGTAACTATAGATGGAAATGATGAAACACAAATCAGAGAAGCCATCAAAGGCTGTCAAAGCGAAACTTCAAAACCTTCATTGATCATCGGACGCACTGTCATGGGCAAAGGTGCTGTCAAAGAAGATGGTACATCATATGAAGGTATGGTGGAAACCCATGGAAAGCCTCTTGGAAAATCAAAAGCATCATTTACAAAAACCGTCGAAAATCTGGGAGGTGACCCGTCAAATCCCTTTGCGATTTTTCCTGAAGTAGCAGATCATTATAAAAACGTTTTGGATCAAAAAAGAAAGGAAGTAAAAGAATTTAATGCTGTGTACGGCAAATGGTCAGCCGATCATCCTGAAGCCGATGCAACATTAAAACAATACCTTTCTGGAACTTTGCCAAAACTAGACTTCGCAGCAATTGAACTGGCTCCCAATGATGCTACCCGAAATGCTTCGTCCAGAGTCCTGGCTTACCTGGCTCAAAATGTAGGAAACATGATCGTTGCCTCTGCTGATTTGTCCAACAGTGATATGACCGATGGATTTCTGAAAAAGACAAAAGCATTTACAAACGGAAATTTTTCAGGTGCATTCCTTCAGGCAGGAGTTTCTGAATTAACTATGGCTGCATTAAGTACTGGTATGGCTTTACATGGCGGTGTCATACCAGTATGTGCTACATTCTTTGCTTTTTCTGATTATATGAAACCAGTATTAAGGGTCGCTTCTCTGATGGAAGTTCCGGTAAAATTCTTATGGACACACGATGCGTTCAGAGTAGGTGAAGACGGACCTACACATCAGCCGATCGAGCAGGAAGCACAGGTGAGACTTTTAGAAAAACTATATAACCATTCTGGAAAACCATCTTCTATTGCGCTAAGACCTGCCGATAGCGCAGAGACTGCAAGCGCTTGGGAGCTGATGTTGTCAACAAAAAGCAGACCTTCAGGTTTAATACTTTCAAGACAAAACATAAAAGATATTCCTGCTTTAGAATCTGACAGGATGTCAGAAAGCAGACAGATTAAAAAAGGTGCATATGTGGTTTATGCCACCAGTGATGATTGTGATATCACTTTGGTAGCCAATGGATCAGAAGTCGCCACATTGATAGAGGCTGCTCCGTTGCTCGAACAGATTCAAAGGCTCAGAGTTAGAGTGGTTTCAGTACCTTCTGAAGGTGTTTTCAGGACCCAGCCCGCACATTATCAGCATTCAGTATTACCGGATGATGCTCCGGTATTTGGATTGACTGCAGGATTGCCAGTAACATTGGAAGGCCTTATCAAGGATAATGGAATGGTATTCGGAATGACTCATTTTGGCTATTCTGCCCCATATCCTGTACTGGACGAAAAATTTGGTTTTACAGCCCAAAATGTGGTGGAGCAGGTTAAAAACCTCCTTGCTGATCAATAA
- the murQ gene encoding N-acetylmuramic acid 6-phosphate etherase has product MERITESPSLYRHLEQKSTLELLSDINTEDQKVALAVQKSMRQIVPLIDAIYNKMKNGGRLFYIGAGTSGRLGVLDASECPPTYGVPKDWVIGLIAGGDTALRNPVERAEDDPQQAWKDLSVYEIDQNDVLVGIAASGTTPYVINGLKTANEHGIITGSISCNPGAPVSLVANFPIEVIVGPEYVTGSTRMKSGTAQKLVLNMISTSVMIKLGRVRDNRMVDMQLSNDKLVDRGVKMVIEKTGQNYEQAKELLLEKGSVRKAVDAFFQC; this is encoded by the coding sequence ATGGAAAGGATCACAGAATCTCCGTCACTTTACAGGCATCTGGAGCAAAAATCCACCTTGGAATTGCTTTCAGATATCAATACAGAAGATCAAAAAGTAGCATTAGCGGTACAGAAATCCATGCGTCAGATTGTGCCCCTTATAGATGCTATTTATAATAAAATGAAAAATGGTGGCAGGTTGTTTTACATCGGAGCAGGTACCAGCGGCCGATTGGGAGTGCTAGATGCATCTGAATGTCCACCCACCTACGGTGTACCTAAAGACTGGGTAATCGGTCTGATAGCGGGAGGCGATACTGCTTTGCGCAACCCAGTGGAGAGAGCAGAAGATGATCCGCAGCAAGCCTGGAAAGATCTGAGCGTATATGAAATTGATCAGAACGATGTTTTGGTGGGTATTGCCGCATCAGGAACTACTCCATATGTCATCAACGGGCTAAAAACTGCCAATGAGCACGGCATCATTACAGGAAGTATCTCTTGTAATCCAGGAGCTCCGGTTTCGTTGGTGGCCAATTTTCCTATAGAAGTGATCGTGGGCCCTGAGTATGTCACCGGCAGTACCCGTATGAAATCCGGAACCGCTCAAAAACTGGTGCTCAACATGATCAGTACTAGTGTGATGATAAAACTGGGACGTGTCAGAGACAATCGTATGGTGGACATGCAACTCAGCAATGATAAGTTGGTAGATAGAGGTGTAAAGATGGTCATAGAAAAAACCGGTCAAAACTACGAACAAGCAAAAGAACTCCTTTTGGAAAAAGGATCAGTCAGAAAGGCGGTCGATGCTTTTTTTCAATGCTAA
- a CDS encoding sodium:solute symporter, with protein MSPLMLFSFVFGYFLLLLAVAWYTSKNSDNESFFIGNRNSNWLLVAFGMVGTSLSGVTFVSVPGTVGTAGFGYYQVVLGYFIGYFAIAFILLPLYYRMNLTSIYRFLEERFGPVSYKTGALFFIVSRTLGATARMYLVVNILQIFILDAMGVPFILTAFVMLLLILLYTFEGGVKTIVYTDTLQTTFMLLGLVVCIFAIMNKMDYSIGQTFSALTEGGFMKIFNTDVNSSGFFLKQILGGAFITIAMTGLDQEMMQKNISVKTLGGSQKNVITLATVLLVVNMLFLILGGLLYLYAAQNNIAAKGDDIFPSVALGGYLAPAIGVIFIIGLVSALFPSADGALTAMTSSFCIDILGMQKDAISTDKAKKKTRLTVHLSFTVLFFLCVLIFKWIDDKSIIDVILKLAGYTYGPLLGLFTFGIFTTRVLNDKKSLWVCLASPVVIFILDLINNAEWFAKKLALSPETTATITQYSDSIFSGYKIGIEILILNGIITFLGLWMVSDKKSN; from the coding sequence ATGTCACCTTTGATGCTTTTTTCTTTTGTATTTGGATATTTCCTTTTGCTGCTGGCAGTAGCTTGGTATACATCCAAAAACTCTGATAATGAATCATTTTTCATAGGAAATCGCAACAGTAACTGGCTATTGGTGGCTTTTGGTATGGTGGGAACTTCACTCAGTGGAGTCACTTTTGTAAGCGTACCTGGTACTGTGGGCACTGCCGGTTTTGGTTATTATCAGGTAGTTTTGGGATATTTTATTGGATATTTTGCTATCGCATTTATATTACTACCCTTGTATTACAGGATGAATCTTACTTCTATATACAGGTTTCTTGAGGAGCGGTTTGGTCCGGTTTCTTACAAGACAGGCGCCTTGTTTTTTATTGTTTCCAGGACTTTGGGAGCCACGGCCCGTATGTATTTGGTAGTAAACATTTTACAGATTTTTATCTTGGATGCTATGGGAGTTCCCTTTATCCTGACGGCTTTTGTGATGTTGCTGTTGATATTGCTTTATACATTTGAGGGTGGTGTAAAGACCATTGTCTATACGGATACATTACAGACAACTTTTATGTTGTTGGGCCTTGTGGTATGTATTTTTGCCATCATGAATAAGATGGATTATTCTATAGGACAAACTTTTTCAGCATTAACAGAAGGTGGTTTTATGAAAATCTTTAACACTGATGTCAATTCTTCAGGATTTTTTCTGAAACAAATCCTTGGAGGTGCATTTATCACCATCGCCATGACGGGACTTGATCAGGAAATGATGCAAAAGAATATAAGTGTCAAAACACTGGGAGGCTCACAAAAAAACGTGATCACACTGGCTACGGTTTTGCTTGTAGTCAATATGCTCTTTTTAATCCTTGGTGGTCTTTTATATCTTTATGCTGCGCAAAACAACATTGCAGCCAAAGGTGATGATATATTTCCATCTGTGGCGTTGGGTGGTTATCTTGCACCTGCCATCGGAGTAATTTTTATTATAGGACTGGTATCTGCATTATTTCCAAGTGCGGATGGAGCATTGACTGCAATGACATCATCCTTTTGTATTGATATTTTGGGAATGCAAAAAGATGCCATAAGTACGGATAAGGCAAAAAAGAAAACACGTCTCACGGTTCACCTCAGTTTTACAGTATTGTTTTTTCTGTGTGTTCTCATATTTAAATGGATCGATGATAAGTCCATTATAGATGTGATACTCAAGCTTGCAGGATATACGTATGGCCCGTTGTTGGGATTATTTACTTTTGGCATTTTTACAACAAGAGTACTGAATGATAAAAAATCATTATGGGTATGTCTGGCATCACCGGTTGTTATATTTATACTTGATCTGATCAATAATGCAGAATGGTTTGCCAAAAAACTGGCGTTAAGTCCGGAGACAACTGCAACTATAACTCAATATTCTGACTCAATTTTTTCAGGATATAAGATAGGAATAGAAATTCTCATACTTAATGGAATCATCACTTTCCTCGGACTTTGGATGGTATCAGACAAAAAATCAAACTAA
- a CDS encoding thymidine kinase: protein MFLEPSFRGQRSGWIEVICGSMFSGKTEELIRRLKRAKIANQKVQIFKPSRDTRYDIIKVVSHDENAVDSIPVKSSVDIFDHVRDVNVIGIDEAQFFDENLTEVCQKLAIKGVRVIIAGLDMDFKGRPFGPIPSLLAVAEYITKVHAICPHCGNLATHSYRLSNEQDTVLLGEKDHYEPRCRVCYEMGNILNLRLG from the coding sequence ATGTTTTTGGAGCCAAGTTTCAGAGGTCAGCGTAGCGGATGGATTGAAGTCATTTGTGGCTCCATGTTTTCGGGAAAGACGGAAGAGTTGATCAGAAGACTGAAGAGAGCAAAAATAGCCAATCAGAAAGTGCAAATATTCAAACCATCAAGAGATACAAGATATGATATAATAAAAGTGGTTTCTCATGACGAAAACGCTGTAGATTCTATTCCTGTAAAATCCAGTGTAGATATATTTGACCATGTAAGGGATGTAAATGTAATTGGAATAGATGAAGCACAGTTTTTTGACGAAAACTTAACTGAAGTGTGTCAGAAATTGGCGATAAAAGGTGTTAGGGTCATCATTGCCGGATTGGATATGGACTTTAAGGGTAGGCCGTTTGGTCCCATCCCATCACTTCTTGCTGTAGCTGAATATATCACAAAGGTACACGCCATCTGTCCACACTGCGGAAACCTTGCTACCCACTCTTACAGACTTAGCAATGAACAGGATACCGTATTGCTCGGCGAAAAAGATCATTATGAGCCTCGATGCAGAGTGTGTTATGAAATGGGAAATATCCTAAATCTCCGCTTAGGTTGA
- a CDS encoding rhomboid family intramembrane serine protease — protein MMLILILWSVKLFEVISGIRLYFFGVYPREWSGFLGIFTSPFVHGTWGHLASNTLPLLILTSIMALFYRKAFLKSLVMIMLGEGILVWLFARPSYHIGASGVVYGLIAFVFWTGVFKKNTKSIVLSLIVLVLYAGSVESIFPGVEKNISWESHLFGAIVGLMTAFLLKSVVEDDEKQFHESPWSNDPSSKSYFLPRDIFEKTKIERYYESLLRDSSDMNADN, from the coding sequence TTGATGTTAATATTGATTTTATGGTCTGTAAAACTGTTTGAAGTCATTTCTGGTATAAGGCTTTACTTTTTTGGTGTTTATCCCAGAGAGTGGTCGGGTTTCTTAGGTATATTTACTTCCCCGTTTGTGCATGGTACATGGGGTCATCTGGCGTCCAATACATTACCATTACTCATCTTGACATCTATCATGGCACTATTTTACAGAAAGGCATTTTTAAAAAGTCTGGTGATGATCATGTTGGGAGAAGGCATATTGGTGTGGCTATTTGCCAGACCTTCATACCATATCGGGGCCAGTGGTGTAGTATATGGGTTGATAGCTTTTGTGTTCTGGACGGGTGTATTCAAGAAAAACACAAAATCAATAGTGCTATCTTTGATTGTCCTGGTCTTATATGCAGGTAGCGTGGAAAGTATCTTTCCTGGTGTGGAAAAAAATATCTCTTGGGAGAGTCATTTATTTGGTGCTATTGTAGGGCTTATGACTGCCTTTCTGCTCAAGAGTGTGGTAGAAGATGATGAAAAGCAGTTTCACGAATCACCCTGGTCAAATGATCCGTCTTCGAAAAGTTATTTTCTCCCCAGAGATATATTTGAAAAAACAAAAATCGAACGCTATTATGAGTCGCTTTTAAGAGATAGTAGTGACATGAATGCTGACAACTAA
- the ilvD gene encoding dihydroxy-acid dehydratase, which produces MLNKFSKHVTQDPTQPAAQAMLHAIGLTVEDLKKPQIGIASTGWDGNPCNMHLNDLAKDIKKSVNATDLIGLIFHTIGVSDGISMGTAGMRFSLPSRDIIADSIETVVSAQWYDGLIAVVGCDKNMPGALMALGRLNRPGILVYGGTIAPGCHAGKNLDIVSAFEALGQKLSGEINQETFEQVVLKACPGPGACGGMYTANTMASAIEALGMSLPYGSSNPAISKNKTDECAHLGKAIRHLLEIDLKPRDIVNIKSIENAVRLITVLGGSTNAVLHLVAVAHAFEIPFSIDDFQRWSNDTPFLADLKPSGKYVMQDLHNVGGIPGVMKMMLQEGMMDGSQMTVTGKSIAENLENVQPLGSEQSVIFPVSQPVKPTGHIQILYGNLASKGSVAKITGKEGELFTGTAKVYDSEEAANRGIQNKEITEGHVIVIRYCGPKGGPGMPEMLKPTSLIMGAGLGKNVALITDGRFSGGTHGFVVGHITPEAYDGGNIALVQDGDIITIDSVNNILSADISEEEFATRRAAWQKPDAVLKGFLKKYRQTVASASDGCITC; this is translated from the coding sequence ATGCTTAATAAATTCAGCAAACATGTAACTCAGGACCCTACACAACCGGCAGCTCAGGCGATGCTTCATGCTATCGGACTTACTGTTGAGGATCTGAAGAAGCCACAGATTGGTATTGCCAGTACCGGTTGGGATGGTAATCCATGCAATATGCATCTCAATGATCTGGCAAAAGACATCAAAAAAAGTGTCAATGCCACAGATTTGATAGGTCTCATATTTCATACTATAGGTGTGAGTGATGGTATTTCTATGGGAACTGCCGGAATGCGTTTTTCATTGCCATCCAGAGACATTATAGCTGATTCTATTGAGACTGTTGTATCTGCCCAATGGTATGACGGACTGATCGCAGTGGTAGGATGTGATAAAAATATGCCCGGTGCATTGATGGCCCTCGGAAGACTCAACAGACCAGGTATACTTGTATATGGTGGCACCATAGCTCCGGGATGTCATGCAGGTAAAAATCTGGATATTGTTTCTGCATTCGAAGCATTGGGTCAAAAACTGAGCGGTGAAATAAATCAGGAAACTTTTGAGCAAGTGGTTCTGAAAGCTTGCCCGGGTCCGGGAGCCTGCGGCGGTATGTACACTGCCAATACTATGGCATCTGCTATAGAAGCACTGGGCATGTCACTACCATATGGCTCTTCCAATCCTGCTATCAGTAAAAATAAAACAGACGAATGTGCGCATCTCGGAAAAGCTATCAGGCATTTGCTTGAAATAGACCTGAAACCAAGGGATATTGTCAATATAAAGTCAATAGAAAATGCAGTAAGACTGATCACGGTTCTTGGTGGTAGTACCAATGCTGTTCTGCACCTTGTGGCTGTAGCCCATGCTTTTGAAATTCCGTTCAGTATAGATGATTTTCAAAGATGGAGTAATGACACCCCTTTTCTTGCTGATCTGAAACCAAGTGGCAAATATGTCATGCAGGATCTGCATAATGTAGGTGGCATACCGGGTGTAATGAAAATGATGCTTCAGGAAGGTATGATGGATGGTTCGCAGATGACTGTCACAGGAAAGAGTATAGCAGAAAATCTTGAAAATGTACAGCCACTCGGAAGCGAACAATCCGTAATATTTCCGGTATCACAACCCGTCAAACCCACCGGTCATATTCAAATCTTATACGGAAATCTGGCTTCTAAAGGGTCTGTGGCAAAAATCACCGGAAAAGAAGGAGAATTATTCACAGGTACAGCCAAGGTATATGACTCCGAAGAAGCCGCAAACAGAGGTATTCAGAACAAGGAAATCACTGAAGGTCATGTCATTGTGATAAGATACTGTGGTCCTAAAGGCGGACCGGGTATGCCCGAGATGCTCAAACCTACATCTCTGATCATGGGAGCGGGTTTAGGAAAAAATGTTGCATTAATTACTGACGGCCGGTTTTCCGGCGGAACTCATGGGTTTGTAGTGGGACACATCACTCCTGAAGCTTATGACGGAGGCAATATCGCATTGGTTCAAGATGGAGATATTATCACCATTGACTCGGTAAATAACATCCTTTCTGCAGACATTTCAGAAGAGGAGTTTGCAACAAGAAGGGCTGCCTGGCAAAAACCTGACGCAGTTTTAAAAGGATTTCTTAAAAAATACAGACAAACTGTTGCTTCAGCCAGTGATGGATGTATCACTTGTTGA